One window of Thermocoleostomius sinensis A174 genomic DNA carries:
- a CDS encoding putative bifunctional diguanylate cyclase/phosphodiesterase, giving the protein MLSTHSETLQQKFLEQSYRQLSASRWWQCFLPNVVATGIVLGFLLLGLCQRLEASLYQCLLMQPSIVPANWLNVSMVVLLLGLGLGGGLARLRFRYRFGTWVALGWGWLGFSLGLGGLGHPLPIFTLALLFGVNAVTVASAEWMRTYLSLRRSEERYALAAHGSHEGVWDWNLQTNRIYFSQRWRQMLGDPIATDRKSDHWVGGGQIGLVDSPELWFTRVHPLDLIPLKAAIAAHLNHKTDYFEQEYRLLHYDGTYRWMLARGLAVCNRDGRPERLVGTQTDITQRKQTEEELWRSAFFDKLTDLPNRTGFTKQVQQALERTHHQLESFAVLWVDIDCFELINNSFGGNVGDQLLISVSQRLRATLPSTDVVARMGGDEFAILLDQTQTVDEAIRVAKQLQEVLSLPFQIGVQEIFITVSIGIAFSSNQYRNPEHILRDADTAMHRAKAFGRSRYQVFDQTMRTRMVVRLLLENDLRRVVSSEPCERCQELQLLYQPIVQLETGALAGFEALVRWQHPEKGLLSPKKFISVAEDTGLIIPMSGWILRSACLQMRQWQLLFPDQFPLTMSVNLSSQQFSMPNLPKYIEQILQETDLNPVHLKLEITESMLMENAASIVSVLRQIRALGIQLAIDDFGTGYSSLSYLARFPINTLKIDRSFIHNIDLNSDSREIVKTVHALAHNLGMDVTAEGVETIDQVQHLQTMNCEYGQGYFFSPPLHTEAVTQLLRQQSCNRSSI; this is encoded by the coding sequence ATGCTATCTACTCATTCAGAAACTTTGCAGCAGAAGTTTCTAGAACAGAGTTATCGCCAACTATCTGCTTCTCGCTGGTGGCAGTGCTTTCTGCCAAATGTTGTGGCAACAGGAATTGTACTCGGCTTTCTTCTGCTCGGACTTTGTCAACGCTTGGAAGCCTCCTTATATCAATGCTTGCTGATGCAACCGTCGATCGTACCAGCGAATTGGCTCAACGTCAGCATGGTGGTCTTGCTTTTGGGATTGGGGTTAGGAGGAGGCTTGGCACGACTGCGGTTTCGCTATCGGTTTGGAACCTGGGTGGCATTGGGCTGGGGCTGGCTCGGCTTCAGCCTTGGGCTGGGAGGGCTGGGGCATCCACTCCCCATTTTCACCCTGGCGCTTTTGTTTGGCGTCAATGCCGTCACGGTTGCTTCAGCCGAATGGATGCGCACGTATTTGAGTTTGCGTCGCAGCGAAGAACGTTATGCGTTGGCGGCTCATGGTTCCCACGAGGGAGTGTGGGATTGGAATCTGCAAACGAACCGCATCTATTTTTCTCAGCGTTGGCGGCAAATGTTGGGCGATCCGATCGCCACCGATCGCAAATCTGATCATTGGGTAGGAGGAGGGCAAATTGGTTTAGTAGACAGCCCAGAATTGTGGTTTACCCGCGTTCATCCGCTAGATTTAATTCCACTGAAAGCGGCGATCGCTGCTCATCTTAACCATAAAACGGATTATTTTGAGCAGGAATACCGATTGCTGCATTATGACGGAACCTATCGCTGGATGTTGGCTCGCGGACTGGCGGTTTGCAATCGCGATGGACGCCCCGAACGCTTAGTTGGAACCCAAACTGATATCACCCAGCGCAAACAAACCGAAGAGGAACTGTGGCGCAGTGCTTTTTTTGATAAGCTCACAGACTTACCCAACCGCACTGGATTCACCAAGCAGGTGCAACAAGCGCTCGAGCGCACCCATCATCAGTTGGAATCATTTGCCGTGCTGTGGGTGGATATTGACTGTTTCGAGCTAATTAATAACAGCTTTGGTGGTAACGTTGGCGATCAACTACTGATCTCCGTATCGCAGCGGCTTCGGGCGACCCTTCCCTCGACTGATGTGGTGGCTCGAATGGGCGGTGACGAATTTGCAATTCTGCTAGATCAAACTCAAACAGTTGATGAAGCCATTCGTGTTGCTAAACAATTGCAAGAGGTGCTGTCCTTACCGTTCCAGATTGGTGTCCAGGAAATTTTTATTACCGTCAGCATTGGCATTGCCTTCAGTTCTAACCAATATCGCAATCCAGAACATATTTTGCGCGACGCTGATACGGCCATGCACCGTGCCAAAGCCTTCGGACGATCGCGCTATCAAGTGTTTGACCAAACCATGCGGACCCGAATGGTGGTTCGATTGCTGCTAGAAAATGATCTGCGTCGGGTAGTGTCCTCAGAACCCTGTGAGCGTTGCCAAGAGCTACAGCTTTTATATCAACCGATCGTCCAGTTAGAGACGGGAGCACTGGCTGGATTTGAGGCGCTGGTTCGCTGGCAACATCCAGAAAAGGGATTACTGTCCCCTAAGAAGTTTATTTCGGTGGCCGAAGACACCGGGTTAATTATTCCCATGAGCGGCTGGATTTTGCGATCGGCGTGTTTACAGATGCGGCAATGGCAGCTTTTATTTCCTGATCAGTTTCCCCTCACCATGAGCGTGAATTTATCCAGCCAGCAGTTTTCGATGCCTAATTTACCGAAGTACATCGAGCAAATTTTGCAGGAAACCGATCTGAATCCGGTGCATCTGAAGTTGGAGATCACCGAAAGTATGTTGATGGAGAATGCTGCCTCGATCGTCTCCGTTCTTCGTCAAATTCGGGCGCTGGGCATTCAGCTAGCCATCGATGATTTTGGTACAGGTTATTCTTCCTTAAGCTACTTGGCTCGGTTTCCCATCAATACCCTCAAAATCGATCGATCATTTATTCATAACATCGACCTTAACAGCGACAGTCGCGAAATAGTCAAAACCGTGCACGCCTTGGCTCACAATTTGGGCATGGACGTGACGGCGGAAGGGGTTGAAACGATCGACCAAGTGCAGCACCTGCAAACAATGAACTGTGAGTATGGACAGGGATATTTTTTCTCGCCACCGTTGCACACCGAGGCGGTCACACAGCTATTGCGACAGCAATCCTGTAATCGTTCTAGTATCTAG
- a CDS encoding histidine phosphatase family protein, which yields MVTVWFIRHAESESNAGLPTRDPASTRITPTGEEQAQQIADCLPDAPSLIVTSPYLRTKQTAQPTIQRFASVPQAEWPIQEFTFLAPRNYYNTTRLQRYPMVQAYWQHADPFYVEDEGAESFADLVGRVEWVRSHILQLSETATQRDKHPDSFIVAFSHGRFIRAVAWVLLVRPQTIDRTTMQQFQAFSESVLVPNGTILKVQAQASEVWLSGLQTEHMQKPQQMISDPQVKP from the coding sequence ATGGTCACTGTTTGGTTTATTCGTCACGCTGAAAGCGAGTCTAATGCTGGATTACCTACTCGCGATCCAGCTTCAACGCGCATCACCCCCACGGGAGAAGAACAAGCCCAGCAAATTGCCGACTGTCTTCCCGATGCCCCGTCATTAATTGTGACATCGCCCTATCTTCGCACCAAACAGACCGCCCAGCCTACAATTCAACGCTTTGCCAGCGTACCCCAAGCCGAATGGCCCATTCAGGAATTTACGTTTCTTGCACCTCGAAACTATTACAACACCACACGTCTACAGCGCTACCCCATGGTACAAGCCTATTGGCAACATGCTGATCCCTTTTACGTGGAAGACGAAGGGGCAGAATCGTTTGCAGATTTAGTCGGGCGGGTAGAGTGGGTGCGATCGCACATCTTGCAGCTTAGCGAGACAGCCACCCAGCGGGACAAGCATCCCGATTCCTTCATTGTTGCCTTCAGTCACGGGCGGTTCATTCGAGCGGTTGCTTGGGTACTGCTTGTGCGTCCGCAGACGATCGATCGCACAACGATGCAGCAATTTCAGGCTTTTTCCGAGTCTGTCCTAGTTCCTAATGGCACAATCTTGAAGGTGCAGGCCCAAGCTAGTGAAGTTTGGTTAAGCGGTTTACAAACAGAGCATATGCAGAAACCCCAGCAGATGATTTCTGATCCGCAAGTCAAACCATAG
- a CDS encoding bluetail domain-containing putative surface protein has translation MVDPTIYPLTSAEPFQAKYLPFNRSVSFTRNVSITFDFYAYGGSGGTTGATGGGDGISFMFIDGSKSPTQPGGFGGSLGYAPYIFGNRSIPGISGGYLGVGFDEFGFFSNSTEGRTDGFPHRRPNSIGVRGSEATNYRFLNGAFNLPIQLDNPGTGATRENSRRRAKIDLDNTGKLAVSLDINLDGDFNDPGEKVLEFNVIEAGNGPLPSTFKFAFAASTGGATNVHEVGNVAIQADGVPISGSFSSVVVGGGNTTPDGGDVVIGDDQDESLLSTGRRDILTGNLGADRFVFSGRTKREALRKSTLRRLDRITDFNFAEGDRIQLDFDDNLGTIELPRRLFNAGRFRTNLRKAAEAAFNDKNFKKPGNQRLRPDEAVFFRARNRTYLAVNDSKRGFSPSNDLLVDVTGIQFKPGDLNKGALAVGDYFATTPVL, from the coding sequence ATGGTAGACCCTACAATTTATCCACTCACCTCTGCTGAACCGTTTCAAGCCAAGTACCTTCCTTTTAATCGATCGGTATCGTTTACCCGCAACGTTTCCATCACGTTTGATTTTTATGCATATGGTGGCTCGGGTGGAACTACAGGTGCAACGGGCGGCGGGGATGGCATTAGTTTCATGTTTATCGATGGTTCCAAGTCCCCAACTCAACCAGGTGGGTTTGGCGGTTCCTTGGGCTATGCACCGTACATATTTGGAAACAGATCCATACCCGGTATTAGCGGTGGCTATTTGGGCGTTGGCTTTGATGAATTTGGTTTTTTCTCCAACTCTACAGAGGGACGAACAGACGGATTCCCTCACAGACGCCCAAACTCGATCGGAGTTCGCGGCAGTGAAGCAACGAATTATCGGTTCTTGAATGGTGCTTTCAATCTACCTATCCAGTTAGACAATCCTGGAACCGGGGCAACACGAGAGAATTCCAGACGACGCGCCAAAATTGACCTAGACAACACGGGCAAACTAGCTGTTTCCCTTGACATTAATCTGGACGGGGACTTTAATGATCCGGGTGAAAAAGTACTGGAGTTCAATGTTATTGAGGCTGGCAATGGCCCCCTACCAAGCACCTTCAAGTTTGCCTTTGCAGCTTCTACTGGAGGCGCTACCAACGTTCACGAAGTGGGTAATGTGGCCATTCAGGCTGATGGTGTTCCGATTTCCGGAAGCTTTAGCAGTGTTGTAGTTGGGGGTGGCAATACCACCCCTGACGGCGGAGATGTGGTGATTGGGGACGATCAAGACGAAAGTCTGCTGAGTACTGGCCGTCGTGATATCCTTACAGGCAATCTCGGAGCCGATCGATTTGTCTTCTCGGGTCGAACCAAGCGTGAAGCTCTCCGAAAATCGACATTGCGTCGCCTCGATCGCATTACTGACTTCAACTTTGCAGAAGGCGATCGAATTCAGCTAGATTTCGATGATAATTTGGGGACGATCGAACTACCCAGAAGGTTATTCAATGCAGGTCGATTTAGGACTAATCTGCGCAAAGCAGCAGAAGCGGCTTTCAACGATAAGAACTTCAAAAAGCCGGGCAACCAACGGTTGAGACCCGACGAAGCTGTGTTTTTCCGAGCACGTAACAGAACATATCTGGCGGTGAATGACAGCAAGCGGGGCTTCTCGCCATCAAATGACTTGCTGGTGGATGTGACCGGCATTCAGTTCAAACCTGGTGACTTGAACAAAGGTGCATTGGCAGTTGGCGACTATTTTGCGACTACGCCCGTGCTTTAA
- a CDS encoding Coenzyme F420 hydrogenase/dehydrogenase, beta subunit C-terminal domain has translation MTSVQSHKKAKALKPSSRRPAKELCSECGLCDTYYIHYVKEACAFLNQQIPQLEQQTHGRSRDLSTPDDWYFGVHQDMMAARKQQPIAGAQWTGIVSTIAIEMLKRGWVEGVVCVQNTDADRFQPQPVIARTAEEILAARVNKPTLSPNLSVLEQIEQSGLKRLLVIGVGCQIQALRAVEQQLGLEKLYVLGTPCVDNVTRAGLQKFLETTSRSPETVVHYEFMQDFRVHFKHEDGSIETVPFFGLKTNQLKDVFAPSCMSCFDYVNSLADLVVGYMGAPFGWQWIVVRNDRGQAMLDLVMDQLDTQPVMSQGNRQQAVQQSIPAYDKGVTLPMWAAKLMGIVIEKIGPKGLEYARFSIDSHFTRNYLYVKRHHPEKLDAHVPEYAKRIVGQYQLPD, from the coding sequence ATGACTTCGGTGCAATCCCATAAGAAAGCCAAAGCCTTGAAACCCAGCAGTCGTCGCCCTGCCAAGGAATTGTGTAGCGAATGCGGATTATGCGACACCTATTACATTCACTATGTAAAAGAGGCTTGTGCGTTTCTGAATCAGCAAATTCCGCAATTAGAACAGCAAACCCACGGTCGCAGCCGCGATTTAAGCACACCGGATGATTGGTATTTTGGCGTTCATCAAGACATGATGGCGGCCCGCAAACAGCAGCCGATTGCAGGGGCACAATGGACGGGTATCGTCAGCACGATCGCTATTGAGATGCTGAAACGCGGGTGGGTCGAAGGTGTTGTCTGTGTACAAAATACCGATGCTGATCGATTCCAACCCCAGCCAGTGATTGCCCGTACCGCCGAGGAAATTTTGGCAGCCCGCGTCAACAAACCTACCTTGTCGCCTAATCTGTCTGTGTTAGAGCAAATTGAACAGTCGGGGCTGAAGCGACTGCTGGTGATTGGAGTCGGCTGCCAAATTCAAGCCCTGCGAGCGGTGGAACAACAGTTGGGGTTAGAAAAGCTGTATGTGTTAGGAACGCCGTGTGTCGATAATGTTACCCGGGCTGGGTTGCAAAAATTTCTGGAAACCACCAGCCGATCCCCGGAAACCGTAGTGCACTACGAATTCATGCAAGATTTTCGGGTGCACTTTAAACATGAAGACGGATCGATCGAGACGGTTCCGTTTTTTGGATTGAAAACCAATCAACTCAAGGACGTGTTTGCTCCTTCATGTATGAGTTGCTTTGACTATGTTAATTCCCTTGCCGATCTGGTGGTGGGCTATATGGGTGCACCGTTTGGCTGGCAGTGGATTGTGGTGCGCAACGATCGCGGACAAGCCATGCTGGATTTGGTCATGGATCAACTAGATACGCAACCTGTGATGTCGCAAGGCAATCGACAGCAGGCAGTGCAGCAAAGTATTCCTGCCTACGATAAGGGCGTGACGTTGCCGATGTGGGCGGCCAAACTGATGGGAATTGTGATCGAAAAAATTGGGCCCAAGGGGTTAGAATATGCGCGCTTTTCGATCGACTCTCACTTCACCCGCAATTATTTGTATGTGAAGCGGCATCATCCCGAAAAGCTGGACGCCCATGTGCCAGAGTATGCCAAGCGGATTGTGGGGCAGTATCAATTGCCAGATTAA
- a CDS encoding MFS transporter, with the protein MSIFSPDSSIGKRVQSFPVKLTLLLVSTLTVMAGATIAPALPAMRAQFATVDNADYLVRLALTMPAIFIAVGAPFVGVAIDRVGRKPLLLWSLLMYGAAGSSGLWLDSLGLILVGRAFLGFSVGGIMTTATTLIADYYVGITRGQFLGLQAAFMALGGVIFLTVGGFLADIGWRLPFAIYLLSLALVPCALWLLPEPDRRVPLVTSVAGEVVSERAPWLLIVLTYGIALLTQIVFYLIPVQLPFYLQALVGASASQSGLAIALSTFLAAISSILYRRVKTRFNFMTIYAVAFLNMGLGYVLIGLAANFLQILLGLAVAGSGLGLLMPNMNFCLTSITPEALRGRVLSGITTFFFLGQFLSPLVSQPLSQWIGLGATYGLAGLLMLMLSGTTMIVAAKWR; encoded by the coding sequence ATGAGTATTTTTTCTCCCGATTCGTCGATCGGCAAGCGGGTGCAATCGTTTCCTGTCAAACTAACCTTGTTGCTAGTTAGTACTCTGACGGTAATGGCAGGAGCAACAATCGCTCCCGCTTTGCCTGCTATGCGCGCCCAGTTTGCCACTGTAGACAATGCAGACTATTTGGTGCGGTTAGCGTTGACTATGCCTGCAATCTTTATTGCCGTCGGCGCTCCGTTTGTGGGGGTGGCGATCGATCGAGTGGGACGGAAGCCGTTGCTGCTGTGGTCGCTGCTGATGTATGGAGCCGCTGGAAGCTCTGGACTGTGGCTTGATTCACTGGGACTAATTTTAGTCGGGCGGGCGTTTTTGGGGTTCAGTGTGGGCGGCATTATGACCACCGCCACCACCCTCATTGCTGATTACTATGTGGGCATCACTCGCGGTCAGTTTTTGGGCCTGCAAGCGGCGTTTATGGCGTTGGGAGGCGTGATATTCCTCACGGTGGGCGGTTTTCTAGCAGACATTGGCTGGCGGCTGCCTTTCGCCATTTACTTGCTGTCCTTGGCGCTGGTTCCGTGCGCGTTATGGCTGCTGCCAGAACCCGATCGGCGAGTGCCGTTGGTGACATCTGTAGCTGGCGAAGTGGTCTCGGAACGTGCTCCTTGGTTGTTGATCGTATTAACCTACGGCATCGCCCTATTGACGCAGATAGTGTTTTATCTGATTCCGGTGCAATTGCCCTTTTATTTGCAAGCCCTAGTAGGGGCTAGTGCTAGCCAAAGCGGATTGGCGATCGCTCTATCAACCTTCCTGGCCGCCATTAGCTCGATTTTGTATCGGCGTGTGAAAACACGATTCAATTTCATGACTATTTATGCCGTTGCGTTTCTCAACATGGGATTAGGGTATGTGCTGATTGGGCTAGCGGCAAACTTTCTACAGATTCTGCTAGGGTTGGCAGTTGCCGGCTCAGGGCTAGGACTATTAATGCCCAATATGAATTTTTGTCTCACGTCTATTACTCCTGAAGCGTTGCGAGGTCGAGTTTTAAGCGGCATTACCACTTTCTTCTTCCTAGGACAATTTTTGTCGCCGTTGGTCAGTCAACCTTTAAGTCAGTGGATAGGGCTAGGAGCAACGTATGGTCTGGCAGGATTGCTAATGTTGATGCTGTCTGGAACGACGATGATTGTGGCGGCAAAATGGCGGTGA
- a CDS encoding transglutaminase family protein has protein sequence MRLDAGCQIFFEATTPTPVVFMLRPRSGYGQWIIREEYLLQPSVPVVEYTDSYGNLCQRLVVPPGSFQVHTAAMVETADTIDVDTTASYVPVEQLPEQVLQFLLPSRYCESDKLGSLALDIVGEATPGYAQVEAIRQWIQSNVTYEYGTSNASTSAADTAKSKIGVCRDFTHLGMALCRSLNIPARMVVGYLYQLEPMDLHAWFEAYVGDRWYTFDATQVEPKGNRVTIAYGRDAADVALSTQFGAMQLLEMKVWVNAKSV, from the coding sequence ATGCGGCTTGATGCAGGGTGTCAAATTTTCTTTGAAGCGACGACGCCAACCCCAGTCGTGTTTATGCTTAGACCTCGTAGTGGATACGGGCAATGGATCATTCGCGAGGAATATTTGCTACAACCTAGTGTTCCTGTGGTGGAATACACTGATAGTTATGGCAATTTGTGCCAGCGTTTAGTGGTGCCGCCGGGTTCCTTTCAAGTTCATACAGCCGCAATGGTGGAAACCGCTGATACAATTGATGTTGATACGACAGCTTCCTATGTTCCCGTGGAGCAGTTGCCAGAACAGGTGTTGCAATTCTTGCTGCCTAGTCGGTATTGTGAATCTGACAAGTTGGGCAGCTTAGCGTTAGATATTGTAGGAGAGGCAACCCCTGGTTATGCTCAAGTAGAGGCAATCCGCCAGTGGATTCAGTCTAATGTGACGTATGAGTACGGAACTAGTAATGCATCCACTTCTGCCGCAGATACGGCAAAAAGCAAAATCGGAGTTTGCCGCGATTTTACCCATCTAGGAATGGCCCTCTGCCGTAGTCTCAACATTCCGGCACGGATGGTAGTCGGATACTTGTACCAGTTAGAGCCAATGGACTTACACGCTTGGTTTGAAGCCTATGTCGGCGATCGTTGGTATACCTTTGATGCTACCCAAGTAGAACCAAAAGGGAATCGTGTGACGATCGCCTATGGGCGTGATGCGGCCGATGTGGCTCTGTCCACCCAGTTTGGAGCGATGCAGTTGCTGGAGATGAAAGTGTGGGTAAATGCTAAATCGGTTTAA
- a CDS encoding TspO/MBR family protein, translated as MFIPWIVIGGITLLVAFGSFLIRPRDIPWATKLDRPKWLFFEPAIPLIWTTIFACGAWSAGLVWQQNPGNLRTWLLMGIYLLVEIVTVAYIPATLRLRSLAVGTILGGLGFALGAILALMVWDISQQAALLLLPYLIWSPIGTLTTRRMIDLNPEAA; from the coding sequence ATGTTTATCCCCTGGATTGTGATTGGTGGAATAACCTTGCTCGTTGCGTTCGGCAGTTTTTTGATCCGGCCTCGTGACATTCCTTGGGCTACGAAGCTCGATCGTCCTAAATGGTTATTTTTTGAACCTGCTATTCCACTAATCTGGACAACTATTTTTGCTTGTGGTGCTTGGTCAGCGGGGTTAGTCTGGCAACAAAACCCTGGCAATTTGCGGACTTGGCTATTGATGGGTATCTATCTTTTGGTAGAAATTGTTACAGTCGCCTACATCCCTGCTACGTTACGGTTACGCAGCTTAGCTGTTGGAACCATCTTAGGAGGACTCGGTTTTGCTCTGGGAGCAATACTGGCACTAATGGTTTGGGACATTTCCCAGCAAGCAGCGTTGCTGTTGTTACCCTATCTAATCTGGAGTCCGATCGGTACTTTAACAACGAGGCGGATGATTGATTTAAACCCAGAAGCCGCTTAA
- a CDS encoding photosystem I reaction center subunit XI: MGPAETVDRSKDRPGDIRNREVVHSAPDPQVGNLETPINYSGFTRVLINNLPAYRRGLSPQRRGLEVGLAHGYWLVGPFFEFNPLRYSEVGSLAALFATIGLILISTLAISLYAASDPPKPVATITTPNPPAAFDSQDGWNEYASGFFMGGVGGAIVAYFILANIDVFGNFLNIVS, translated from the coding sequence ATGGGACCTGCTGAAACAGTAGATCGCTCAAAAGATCGTCCGGGTGACATCAGAAATCGGGAAGTTGTGCATTCTGCGCCAGATCCGCAAGTTGGTAATTTAGAAACTCCTATCAACTATTCTGGCTTTACCCGAGTCCTAATCAACAACCTGCCAGCGTATCGCCGCGGCTTGTCGCCTCAGCGTCGCGGGTTAGAAGTGGGATTGGCTCATGGTTATTGGTTGGTCGGGCCCTTCTTTGAGTTCAATCCTTTGCGATACAGTGAAGTTGGTAGTTTAGCCGCGCTATTTGCTACGATCGGCCTTATTTTAATCTCAACATTAGCCATTTCATTGTACGCCGCGAGTGATCCTCCGAAACCTGTCGCTACTATCACAACTCCCAACCCACCAGCGGCATTCGATTCCCAAGATGGCTGGAACGAATACGCCAGTGGATTCTTTATGGGCGGTGTTGGCGGTGCAATTGTTGCGTACTTTATTTTGGCTAACATAGACGTATTTGGTAACTTCTTGAACATTGTGTCTTAA
- a CDS encoding SDR family NAD(P)-dependent oxidoreductase, which yields MSPTVLITGASEGIGKATALVFAHRGYDVILAARHSEQLATVANEIQALGRSALAVPTDVRLFEQVSTLINTALDKYGSIDVLVNNAGIYISGPVARFSLDDWRQTIDTNLWGYIHTVHALLPHLLQQGSGTIVNVCSIGGKTAIPYLTPYTTSKFAITGFTEALHAELAPKGIHVCGVYPNLIKSDFLDRAIFRGNDTQDVVDRKQQIEQVLRIPVVEKPDDVANAIWNGVKHQRAEVIVGSAKLSIVADAILPGMMQRFMRLIFRNRD from the coding sequence ATGTCTCCTACTGTTTTAATTACTGGTGCGTCTGAGGGCATTGGTAAAGCAACAGCCTTAGTGTTTGCACATCGCGGTTATGATGTAATTTTAGCGGCTCGTCATTCTGAGCAATTGGCAACTGTAGCCAATGAAATTCAAGCTTTAGGACGATCGGCATTGGCAGTGCCCACAGATGTACGGTTGTTTGAACAGGTAAGTACTTTGATTAATACAGCACTGGATAAATATGGCTCGATCGATGTTTTAGTAAATAATGCTGGAATTTATATTTCAGGCCCCGTTGCCCGGTTTTCGTTAGATGATTGGCGTCAAACGATTGATACCAACTTATGGGGATACATCCATACAGTTCATGCACTACTGCCCCATCTTTTGCAACAAGGTAGTGGCACGATTGTCAATGTCTGTTCGATTGGCGGCAAAACGGCAATTCCCTATTTAACACCTTACACAACGAGCAAATTTGCCATCACAGGTTTCACAGAAGCACTTCATGCAGAATTGGCTCCTAAGGGCATCCATGTTTGTGGCGTTTATCCAAATTTGATCAAAAGCGATTTTTTAGACCGCGCTATTTTTCGCGGCAATGACACTCAAGATGTTGTCGATCGTAAACAGCAAATTGAACAAGTTCTGCGGATACCAGTTGTTGAAAAGCCAGACGATGTAGCGAATGCCATCTGGAATGGAGTAAAGCATCAACGTGCTGAAGTGATAGTTGGGTCTGCGAAGTTATCAATTGTCGCAGACGCAATTTTGCCGGGTATGATGCAGCGTTTTATGCGGCTCATATTTAGGAATAGAGATTGA
- a CDS encoding DUF2795 domain-containing protein, with product MTKINPIQLQIHLKGMNYPASKEELVQYAKENGADENVCSALEQLPDEEYETPADVSKAVGKVE from the coding sequence ATGACTAAAATTAACCCAATTCAGTTACAAATACATCTTAAAGGTATGAACTATCCTGCTAGTAAAGAAGAGTTAGTTCAGTATGCTAAAGAGAATGGAGCAGATGAAAATGTTTGTTCTGCTCTTGAGCAATTGCCCGACGAAGAGTATGAAACTCCAGCAGATGTTAGTAAAGCAGTAGGAAAAGTCGAGTAA
- a CDS encoding DUF6658 family protein: MEKLIDFARSLQLTRLVTILVVGVVLFLSTACNTGDIRGARPDVPPVQMGGQNNPYKQGGDGYTQYKSSTDPRINDANVHQGS; the protein is encoded by the coding sequence ATGGAAAAACTAATTGACTTTGCTCGATCGCTACAGTTAACTCGCTTAGTAACAATTTTGGTAGTAGGAGTTGTCTTATTTTTATCAACTGCTTGTAATACGGGTGACATTCGTGGTGCACGCCCTGATGTGCCACCAGTACAAATGGGTGGACAAAACAACCCTTATAAACAAGGTGGCGATGGCTATACTCAGTACAAGTCATCTACTGATCCCAGGATCAATGATGCAAATGTGCACCAAGGCAGCTAG